A genomic stretch from Halalkalibacillus sediminis includes:
- a CDS encoding ornithine--oxo-acid transaminase: MNNSSQSIMQQTDQYGARNYNPLPIVISKADGIWVEDPEGNRYMDMLSAYSAVNQGHRHPKIINALKEQADRVTLTSRAFHNDQLGPWYEKICKMTNKEMALPMNTGAEAVETAIKATRRWAYDKKGVKENQAEIIACVGNFHGRTMTAVSLSSEEEYKRGFGPMLPGIKVIPYGDVDALKEAITENTAGFLLEPIQGEAGIVMPPEGFLKEAYDVCKENNVLFIADEIQAGLARTGKMFACDWENVEPDVLILGKALGGGVFPISCVVANEDVLGVFNPGSHGSTFGGNPLACAVSTASLEVLEEEKLAERSLRLGNHMMDSLKAIDNPIIKEVRGKGLFIGVELNEPARKYCEQLKEKGLLCKETHENVIRFAPPLVISDEDLDWAIEKIKEVL, encoded by the coding sequence ATGAATAATTCAAGTCAATCAATTATGCAACAAACCGATCAATATGGTGCTCGAAACTACAATCCTTTACCGATTGTTATTTCTAAAGCTGATGGCATTTGGGTAGAAGATCCAGAAGGAAACCGCTACATGGACATGTTAAGTGCTTATTCAGCCGTAAACCAAGGACACCGTCATCCAAAGATTATCAACGCATTAAAAGAACAAGCCGATCGTGTAACGCTGACTTCTAGAGCATTTCATAATGACCAGTTAGGACCGTGGTACGAAAAGATTTGCAAAATGACTAATAAAGAAATGGCTTTGCCTATGAATACTGGTGCGGAAGCTGTTGAGACTGCTATTAAGGCCACACGTCGCTGGGCGTACGATAAAAAAGGTGTAAAAGAGAATCAGGCTGAAATTATCGCTTGTGTAGGGAATTTCCATGGTCGAACTATGACTGCAGTTTCTCTTTCCTCAGAAGAAGAATATAAAAGAGGATTCGGTCCAATGCTTCCTGGAATCAAAGTCATACCTTATGGTGATGTCGATGCCCTAAAAGAAGCTATTACTGAAAATACGGCCGGTTTCTTACTAGAACCAATCCAAGGTGAGGCGGGAATCGTCATGCCACCTGAAGGATTTTTAAAAGAAGCATATGATGTATGTAAAGAAAATAACGTTTTATTCATTGCGGACGAGATACAAGCAGGCTTAGCTCGTACTGGAAAAATGTTTGCTTGTGATTGGGAAAACGTTGAACCTGACGTATTAATACTAGGAAAAGCTTTAGGTGGTGGGGTCTTCCCTATTTCTTGTGTGGTAGCCAACGAAGATGTACTGGGCGTATTCAATCCTGGTTCACACGGATCAACATTCGGTGGTAACCCGTTAGCTTGTGCTGTTTCTACAGCATCCTTAGAAGTATTAGAAGAAGAAAAGTTAGCAGAACGCTCCTTACGTCTTGGTAATCACATGATGGATAGCTTGAAAGCGATTGACAACCCGATCATCAAAGAGGTCAGAGGAAAAGGTCTGTTCATAGGTGTTGAATTGAATGAACCTGCAAGAAAATACTGTGAACAGCTTAAAGAAAAAGGCCTATTATGTAAAGAAACTCATGAAAACGTCATCCGTTTTGCTCCTCCACTTGTTATTAGTGACGAAGATCTAGATTGGGCGATTGAGAAAATAAAAGAAGTTCTTTAA
- a CDS encoding YisL family protein, with protein sequence MTHLHITTWAIAIILFVVVVMMLRKGVNSKAAKINHMVLRVFYILIVLTGADLYFRYYSDLSSNFFVAESIVKVIAGIWVIAAMEMVAVKLKKGKPAFSAWLQFAFALILTVALGFGRLPYGILP encoded by the coding sequence ATGACTCACTTACATATCACGACGTGGGCAATTGCAATAATTCTATTTGTTGTCGTAGTTATGATGCTTCGTAAAGGTGTTAATTCAAAAGCAGCAAAAATCAATCATATGGTGTTGCGTGTGTTTTACATTTTAATCGTCTTAACTGGTGCTGATCTATACTTCAGGTATTATTCAGACCTATCTAGTAATTTTTTCGTAGCAGAATCAATTGTCAAAGTGATCGCTGGAATTTGGGTAATCGCTGCAATGGAAATGGTTGCTGTGAAATTGAAAAAAGGTAAGCCTGCTTTCAGTGCTTGGCTCCAATTTGCTTTTGCATTGATTTTAACGGTGGCTCTAGGCTTTGGAAGATTACCTTATGGTATATTGCCTTAA
- a CDS encoding alpha-amylase family glycosyl hydrolase, giving the protein MKLQKIIGLLFVIGMLLSSFQSVLAETEDKPNQYYYILVDRYQNSEDEGASELESRESFMGGDFQGISERLDHLETIGVTHLVLSPVFSSEDYLGNEVKSFDEVQETYGSKEDLQNLVEAAHERDMKLILEFPHSQVSESSALQEEEWVEDGDIELTEEAQSFLIEKMNQWKDELNSDGFYFKSIEQAPDEFWSKVSNEVGDQFLIGEPGESSDKNFIDMGFDRILNTSFQQKAEEIFKDTDTDFSPLLDSPTFEETDVVQYMDHIYTDRFTRASEDTGYHPITRWKLALTYLYTTPNEPWLFHGTEVPTDGIVEDGSHHKMVNYMANDDQLSQHVEKLSDSLEEFEPLRTGDIEILHEQEGFIVYSRSTEDETVYIAINNTPTFQSYDIEGIESDKELRGITDNDLIKENDDGTYSIGLNRELANVYTVHENRGIYWPLTLLFVGGMGTFIAFVIIVSRRNKKTE; this is encoded by the coding sequence ATGAAGTTACAAAAAATCATTGGTTTATTATTTGTTATTGGCATGCTACTCAGTAGTTTTCAATCTGTGTTAGCCGAGACAGAAGATAAGCCGAATCAATATTACTATATTTTAGTAGACCGTTATCAGAACAGTGAAGATGAGGGAGCCAGTGAGCTAGAATCAAGAGAATCGTTCATGGGTGGAGATTTCCAAGGTATATCTGAACGACTCGATCATTTGGAAACGATAGGTGTGACCCATTTAGTGCTTTCTCCCGTTTTCAGTAGTGAAGATTATTTAGGGAATGAAGTGAAATCTTTCGATGAGGTTCAAGAAACATATGGATCGAAAGAAGATCTGCAAAATCTTGTAGAGGCAGCGCATGAGCGTGACATGAAGCTTATTCTGGAATTTCCTCATTCACAAGTAAGTGAGAGTAGTGCTTTACAAGAGGAAGAATGGGTGGAAGACGGAGATATTGAACTGACTGAAGAAGCGCAGTCTTTTTTAATCGAAAAAATGAATCAGTGGAAAGATGAATTGAATTCTGATGGCTTTTACTTTAAATCTATCGAGCAGGCACCAGATGAGTTTTGGAGCAAGGTTTCCAATGAAGTTGGTGATCAATTCTTGATTGGTGAGCCTGGTGAATCCTCAGATAAGAACTTCATTGATATGGGGTTTGATCGTATTTTAAACACATCTTTTCAACAAAAAGCAGAGGAGATTTTCAAGGACACTGATACTGATTTTTCTCCGTTATTAGATTCGCCAACTTTTGAAGAAACTGATGTTGTCCAATACATGGATCATATTTATACTGATCGTTTTACAAGAGCGTCAGAAGATACAGGTTATCATCCGATTACACGTTGGAAGCTAGCGCTAACCTATCTATACACAACGCCTAATGAACCATGGCTTTTTCATGGTACGGAGGTTCCTACTGATGGGATAGTAGAGGATGGAAGTCATCATAAGATGGTCAATTACATGGCTAACGATGATCAGCTTTCTCAACATGTTGAGAAGCTATCTGATAGCCTGGAAGAATTCGAACCTCTTCGAACAGGGGACATTGAAATTTTACATGAACAAGAAGGGTTCATTGTATATTCGAGATCTACTGAAGATGAAACAGTTTATATCGCTATAAACAACACTCCAACATTCCAGAGTTATGACATAGAAGGGATTGAATCCGATAAAGAACTAAGAGGTATCACGGACAATGATTTAATCAAAGAGAATGATGATGGTACTTATTCAATAGGGCTGAATCGGGAACTGGCGAATGTATATACCGTCCATGAGAATCGCGGTATATATTGGCCACTTACACTTCTTTTCGTCGGTGGAATGGGTACATTCATTGCTTTTGTTATAATTGTATCAAGAAGAAATAAAAAAACTGAGTAG
- a CDS encoding DegV family protein: MNVQIIVDSGTDLPKAYYNELSIEMVPLTVYLDEKDYLDQVDIESKTVYDAMRDGAAPKTAQPSPESFHEVFKKYADKGKTIIYFGLSSELSGTYQSATIAREQILEDYPDADIYTIDTKAASMGYGLIAYHAAKLAHEGASVQDILDLANHYVSHMEHIFTVDDLEYLQRGGRVSRTQAFVGSLLKIKPLLHVEEGKLVPLEKIRGAKKVLRRMVDLAKERGEDFNQQTLAITHGDDEENAQKLAELLRDELQPKDIIIYPIGSAIGAHAGPGTIALFFLSKTE; the protein is encoded by the coding sequence ATGAACGTCCAAATTATCGTTGATTCCGGAACAGACTTACCAAAGGCATATTATAACGAACTTTCAATCGAAATGGTACCGCTAACTGTTTATCTGGATGAAAAAGATTACCTTGATCAAGTAGACATCGAATCAAAAACAGTTTATGATGCAATGCGTGATGGTGCAGCTCCAAAGACAGCACAGCCATCTCCAGAATCTTTTCATGAAGTGTTCAAAAAATATGCTGACAAAGGTAAAACGATTATTTATTTCGGTTTATCGTCCGAGCTATCTGGAACTTACCAAAGTGCAACTATCGCTAGGGAACAGATTTTAGAAGACTATCCAGATGCAGATATCTATACAATAGATACAAAAGCCGCTTCTATGGGCTATGGACTTATAGCTTACCATGCTGCCAAGTTAGCACATGAAGGGGCAAGTGTTCAAGACATCCTGGATCTAGCTAACCATTATGTCAGTCATATGGAACACATTTTTACAGTAGATGACTTAGAGTACCTTCAGCGTGGAGGACGCGTCAGCCGTACCCAAGCTTTTGTAGGTAGTCTATTAAAAATCAAGCCACTACTTCATGTAGAAGAAGGAAAACTTGTACCACTTGAAAAAATCCGTGGTGCAAAAAAAGTATTGCGTCGCATGGTCGATCTTGCAAAAGAACGTGGCGAAGACTTCAACCAACAGACGCTTGCAATCACACACGGTGATGATGAGGAAAACGCACAAAAATTAGCTGAACTATTACGTGATGAACTTCAGCCTAAGGATATCATCATTTACCCAATAGGTTCAGCAATTGGTGCACACGCTGGCCCTGGTACAATCGCATTATTCTTCCTATCAAAAACTGAGTAA
- a CDS encoding YitT family protein, whose amino-acid sequence MFIFEAKRFLIVIIGALFNAIALNFFLIQANVYASGFTGVAQMSSSIFKDFLDLDVSTGILLFILNIPVAILGWLKVGKGFTVYSVISVAFTTIFLETLPLTNLAEDILLNAVFGGLLAGVGVGITLKWGASTGGMDIVAMILSRVKDRPIGMYFLTMNALIIFFAGVLYDPEKALYTLVTLYVTTRVIDAIHTRHEKLTAMIITTKGEEVTKAIHSKMVRGITAFPAKGGFSNEQREMLMIVVTRYELYDLEQILKEIDPNAFTNIVQTTGIFGFFRKDDEKV is encoded by the coding sequence ATGTTTATTTTTGAAGCAAAACGTTTTTTAATAGTGATTATAGGTGCTCTATTTAATGCCATTGCACTTAACTTTTTCCTCATTCAAGCGAACGTGTATGCCAGCGGGTTCACTGGCGTAGCACAAATGTCTTCAAGTATATTCAAAGATTTTCTCGACCTAGATGTGAGTACAGGTATTCTTCTATTTATTTTAAATATTCCAGTGGCAATACTAGGTTGGTTGAAAGTAGGTAAGGGGTTCACTGTTTACAGTGTGATTTCTGTTGCCTTTACTACTATTTTTCTAGAGACGTTACCATTAACTAATCTTGCTGAAGATATTTTACTGAACGCTGTATTTGGTGGTCTATTAGCAGGTGTCGGTGTAGGGATCACATTGAAGTGGGGTGCCTCTACTGGTGGTATGGACATTGTTGCTATGATTCTATCTCGTGTAAAAGACCGTCCAATCGGGATGTACTTTTTAACGATGAATGCTTTGATCATCTTTTTCGCTGGCGTATTGTATGATCCTGAGAAGGCATTGTATACACTAGTGACGCTATATGTTACCACACGTGTAATTGATGCTATTCATACGCGCCACGAGAAGCTTACAGCGATGATTATTACAACAAAAGGTGAGGAAGTCACCAAAGCGATTCATTCCAAGATGGTTCGTGGTATTACAGCCTTTCCTGCTAAAGGTGGTTTTTCTAACGAACAGCGAGAAATGCTCATGATTGTGGTTACTAGATATGAATTATATGACTTAGAACAAATTTTAAAAGAAATCGATCCAAATGCGTTTACTAATATTGTTCAAACGACAGGTATATTTGGCTTCTTCAGAAAAGATGATGAGAAAGTGTAA
- a CDS encoding BsuPI-related putative proteinase inhibitor: MKKILFILFTLLLVAACGTSESEEVSEGNEGTGDVVEDEKDKEQEQKEEDGADMEEWVNQLDFKASVDAEKEKATFSMNLANNEEEDLEMTFSSGQQFEIVVIDPETNEEIYRFSDGRMFTEALETKTIEADGELTWESDWDYTSDGERVEAKTYDVQVEILPMSINQKNIEEGIFKAELELQIPEMKEGSSAGTSSLAGSEGNEGEETDEHPSSDMFRNINVQGETGNYTVTGEARVFEGVFHYTVEDGHYVLVEEQMVQTDGAPDWGPFELDVEISEENLPEFGVLTMIMYWYDAKDGEPSDHLFITLEDFNP, from the coding sequence TTGAAGAAAATTTTATTTATATTATTTACCTTATTGCTGGTAGCTGCTTGTGGAACTTCTGAAAGCGAAGAGGTTTCAGAGGGAAATGAGGGTACCGGTGATGTCGTTGAAGATGAAAAAGATAAAGAACAAGAACAAAAAGAGGAAGATGGTGCGGACATGGAGGAATGGGTGAATCAGTTAGATTTTAAAGCCTCTGTAGATGCTGAAAAAGAGAAAGCAACATTTTCAATGAATTTGGCTAACAATGAGGAAGAAGATTTAGAAATGACATTCTCCTCTGGCCAACAATTTGAAATCGTCGTTATCGATCCAGAAACAAATGAAGAAATTTATCGCTTCTCGGATGGACGAATGTTTACAGAAGCTTTAGAGACGAAAACTATTGAAGCCGATGGGGAATTGACCTGGGAAAGTGATTGGGATTATACAAGTGATGGGGAACGTGTTGAAGCTAAAACCTATGACGTCCAGGTAGAAATTTTACCGATGTCGATCAACCAGAAAAATATTGAAGAGGGGATCTTTAAAGCTGAACTAGAGCTTCAAATTCCTGAGATGAAAGAAGGATCTTCTGCTGGGACATCGTCCTTGGCCGGTAGTGAAGGGAATGAAGGGGAAGAGACTGACGAACATCCTTCAAGTGACATGTTCCGGAATATTAATGTTCAAGGAGAAACTGGAAACTATACAGTAACTGGTGAGGCAAGAGTATTCGAAGGAGTATTCCATTACACAGTTGAAGATGGACATTACGTTTTAGTCGAAGAACAGATGGTGCAAACTGACGGCGCACCAGATTGGGGTCCATTTGAGCTGGATGTTGAAATCTCTGAGGAGAATCTACCCGAATTTGGAGTATTGACCATGATAATGTATTGGTACGATGCAAAAGATGGGGAACCTTCTGATCATTTATTTATTACACTCGAAGACTTCAATCCTTAA
- a CDS encoding NifU N-terminal domain-containing protein, with translation MAVIAEPTPNPNAMKFTVDKVIFEGDDSISVMQGETSEHQILNDLMDVEGVDNVFGYHNFITVNKTFDAEWDSLTPKVESIMEGYGY, from the coding sequence ATGGCAGTAATTGCTGAACCTACACCAAATCCAAATGCAATGAAATTTACTGTAGACAAAGTGATTTTTGAAGGTGACGATAGCATTTCAGTGATGCAAGGCGAAACAAGTGAACATCAAATTCTTAATGATCTGATGGATGTTGAAGGCGTGGATAATGTTTTCGGTTATCACAACTTCATTACAGTCAACAAAACTTTCGATGCTGAATGGGATTCACTGACACCGAAAGTAGAGAGTATCATGGAAGGCTATGGTTACTAA
- the dat gene encoding D-amino-acid transaminase yields the protein MIILKNNQLVQREEAIIDMEDRGFQFGDGVYEVIRIYEGKFFLMNEHLERLQYSLTETGIEFDIKKGKLAEQLEDLAEKNQIDDGAIYIQITRGIAPRSHPYPTEAIPTLMAYPIPISRPIKLQESGAKVILEEDVRWLRCDIKSLNLLGNVMAKQTAKEAEAFEAILYRNPEHVTEGSSTNVFIVKDGKVITHPANNFILNGITRRYIHHLSNQLGITFEEDVFSVDELLNADEVFLASTTSEVMPVTQIDDYTIGNGEPGSISRKLLDEFFKHVDTDQIRV from the coding sequence ATGATTATTCTAAAAAACAACCAACTCGTACAACGTGAAGAAGCTATAATAGATATGGAAGATCGTGGTTTCCAATTTGGGGATGGCGTATACGAAGTAATCCGTATTTATGAGGGCAAGTTCTTCTTAATGAACGAACACCTGGAACGACTTCAGTATAGTCTGACTGAAACAGGAATTGAATTTGATATCAAGAAAGGAAAACTTGCAGAACAACTAGAAGATTTAGCTGAGAAAAACCAGATTGATGACGGAGCAATTTATATACAAATCACCAGAGGGATCGCCCCAAGATCTCATCCATACCCTACAGAAGCAATTCCGACTTTAATGGCATACCCGATACCAATAAGTCGTCCAATCAAGTTACAAGAATCTGGAGCAAAAGTCATTTTGGAAGAGGATGTTCGCTGGTTGCGCTGTGACATTAAAAGTCTGAATTTATTAGGTAATGTGATGGCTAAACAAACAGCTAAAGAGGCTGAAGCATTTGAGGCCATCTTATACCGCAACCCTGAACATGTGACAGAAGGAAGTTCGACTAACGTCTTTATTGTTAAAGATGGCAAGGTAATCACACACCCAGCCAACAATTTCATTTTAAATGGCATTACCAGAAGATATATTCATCACTTATCGAATCAACTGGGTATCACCTTTGAAGAAGACGTTTTTTCTGTTGATGAACTTCTAAATGCTGATGAAGTCTTTCTTGCTTCAACCACATCTGAAGTAATGCCTGTAACTCAAATTGATGACTATACAATCGGAAACGGCGAGCCTGGTTCGATCTCTCGAAAGCTCTTGGACGAATTTTTCAAACATGTGGATACGGACCAAATCCGTGTTTAG
- the phnE gene encoding phosphonate ABC transporter, permease protein PhnE: MSMEQPPRRPLPIMKIIKYLMIGIAVITLYIWTFATIDVDLAKALERMQSNFQRIVPRLFDPEWDSLGKVWGMMVETLFIAYAGSLAAAILAVPLGFLAAINMTNSKILTTIGKWILSAIRAFPEIILAILFVVAVGPTPFAGILAIAIGSTGMLGKLYSEVLESIDMEVVQAMQANGSNGIQIMFHGIIPQVIPEFLSYAIYRFEIDVRASTVLGYVGAGGIGLLIFFASSNRNWNEMGMILLVIIVVVTVIDYVSSYIRKRIV; encoded by the coding sequence ATGTCTATGGAACAACCTCCTAGACGGCCACTTCCTATAATGAAAATCATTAAATATTTGATGATTGGAATAGCTGTTATAACCTTATACATTTGGACTTTTGCAACAATAGATGTAGATTTAGCAAAAGCATTAGAACGTATGCAGAGCAACTTTCAGAGAATTGTTCCTCGACTTTTCGATCCTGAATGGGATAGTTTAGGTAAAGTTTGGGGAATGATGGTGGAAACACTGTTCATCGCTTATGCCGGTTCACTAGCTGCAGCGATCTTGGCCGTACCTTTAGGATTTTTGGCTGCAATCAACATGACAAATAGTAAAATTCTAACGACAATCGGTAAATGGATATTAAGTGCTATCCGTGCATTCCCGGAAATTATCTTAGCCATTTTATTCGTTGTCGCAGTTGGACCAACTCCATTTGCTGGTATATTGGCTATCGCTATCGGTTCAACAGGTATGTTAGGAAAGCTTTACTCCGAAGTGCTGGAATCGATCGACATGGAAGTCGTCCAGGCGATGCAAGCGAATGGTTCAAATGGTATTCAAATCATGTTCCATGGAATCATTCCTCAGGTCATCCCAGAATTTTTATCTTACGCGATTTACCGATTTGAAATTGACGTGCGTGCCTCTACTGTACTTGGTTATGTAGGTGCAGGTGGTATTGGTTTATTGATATTTTTCGCATCAAGTAACCGAAACTGGAATGAGATGGGTATGATCTTATTGGTCATTATTGTGGTGGTTACAGTAATCGACTACGTCTCCTCTTATATTCGAAAAAGAATCGTATAA
- the phnE gene encoding phosphonate ABC transporter, permease protein PhnE, translated as MLTKQKSQASNPPKIKKDKDGRYTPMVSPWRVKGRLFAIAIIIIALLFYSSIETEVSFGDLAEGFTNTFQVMGKFFPPETGILATTMDRLIETIHMAIISTTFATIFVIPLSLLAAQNITTNKWVYNGVRFFLNILRTVPDIVLAVIFVGIFGIGVFSGIIALFIFSMGILAKLISETIEAVDMEPIQAMRASGAGVIQSIYFGLVPQVLPQFTSFTLYVFEINIRASVVIGLVGAGGIGLLLNQQIQFYSYPSAMMIIIVIFLVVVVIEYISTKIREAIV; from the coding sequence ATGTTGACGAAACAGAAGAGCCAAGCGTCGAATCCACCGAAAATTAAAAAGGACAAGGATGGCCGATATACTCCTATGGTCTCTCCCTGGAGAGTCAAAGGAAGACTATTTGCTATAGCGATTATTATAATCGCATTACTTTTCTATAGCTCTATTGAAACAGAGGTCAGTTTTGGCGACTTAGCCGAAGGGTTTACAAACACGTTCCAGGTTATGGGGAAATTCTTCCCTCCTGAGACAGGCATACTTGCAACAACAATGGATCGCTTGATCGAAACGATACACATGGCGATTATCTCTACTACTTTCGCAACAATCTTTGTTATTCCATTGAGTTTACTAGCTGCACAAAATATCACGACAAATAAATGGGTGTATAATGGGGTACGATTCTTTTTGAACATCCTACGTACAGTACCTGACATCGTGCTTGCAGTTATTTTTGTCGGTATCTTTGGTATTGGTGTTTTCTCAGGAATTATTGCTTTATTCATTTTCTCAATGGGAATATTAGCGAAGCTGATCAGTGAAACAATTGAAGCTGTAGATATGGAACCTATCCAAGCGATGCGTGCTTCGGGTGCTGGTGTAATCCAATCGATTTATTTCGGTTTAGTCCCACAAGTACTCCCACAATTCACTTCGTTTACGTTATACGTATTTGAGATCAATATCCGTGCATCAGTAGTTATTGGTTTAGTTGGAGCAGGCGGTATTGGATTATTACTTAACCAACAAATTCAGTTCTATAGCTATCCAAGTGCAATGATGATTATAATCGTGATTTTCTTAGTAGTGGTAGTTATTGAATACATCAGTACGAAAATAAGGGAGGCGATTGTATAA
- the phnC gene encoding phosphonate ABC transporter ATP-binding protein: MIEFKDVSLVYPNGTQGLKDINVTIKDGEFVVIVGLSGAGKSTFIRSINRLVTPTDGELLVDDEDIISYKGRGLRKLRTKIGMIFQNYNLVKRSNVFKNVLAGRLGHTGTLRSIFNLFSKDDKALAYESLKRVNIGEKLYSRADQLSGGQQQRVSIARVLTQKPKYILADEPVASLDPPTSHQVMTYLKKVNKEDQITTIVNLHFIDMAMEYADRIIGMRDGEIVFDGPVSEVSEETFEEIYGRSIREDDLRGGADDVDETEEPSVESTEN; encoded by the coding sequence GTGATTGAATTCAAAGATGTTTCCCTTGTTTATCCAAACGGCACTCAAGGGCTTAAAGACATTAATGTTACGATTAAAGACGGTGAATTCGTTGTTATCGTCGGATTATCCGGTGCAGGTAAATCTACATTTATCAGAAGTATAAACCGCTTGGTTACACCAACAGACGGTGAATTACTAGTGGATGACGAGGACATCATTTCTTATAAAGGCCGTGGGTTAAGAAAACTTCGCACAAAAATAGGTATGATTTTTCAGAACTATAACTTAGTAAAACGTTCAAACGTATTTAAAAATGTGCTTGCGGGTCGTTTAGGCCACACAGGTACCTTGCGTTCTATTTTCAACTTATTCAGTAAAGATGATAAAGCTTTGGCGTATGAGAGCTTAAAGAGGGTAAATATCGGTGAGAAGCTATACAGTCGGGCAGACCAATTAAGCGGTGGGCAACAACAACGTGTTAGTATTGCTCGTGTTCTTACACAAAAACCTAAATACATTCTAGCGGACGAACCAGTAGCATCATTAGATCCACCTACTTCCCATCAAGTAATGACCTATTTGAAAAAAGTCAATAAGGAAGACCAGATTACTACAATCGTCAATCTTCATTTTATTGACATGGCAATGGAATATGCAGATCGCATCATCGGTATGAGAGATGGTGAGATTGTGTTTGACGGTCCTGTTTCTGAAGTTTCTGAAGAAACGTTTGAGGAAATATACGGCCGCTCAATCCGTGAAGATGATTTACGCGGAGGTGCAGACGATGTTGACGAAACAGAAGAGCCAAGCGTCGAATCCACCGAAAATTAA
- a CDS encoding phosphate/phosphite/phosphonate ABC transporter substrate-binding protein encodes MKKFLLLTVAALLLTVLAACGGSDDEGNGDGGEEGSERPDELVMGFVPSQESDTIAETVEPLADRLGEELGIEVSGQVMTNYNALIEGMGAGQIHIGFVPAFGYVLANQEYDVEVILKSIRYGSSTYKAQYVVRSDSDIEELADLEGKVWAFPDQTSTSGFLFPASQLMEKFDIESTEALQTEFFSNSTQAGGHDTAAIAVYEGDADVATTFDDARGELEEEYPDVMDKLKVIGYTDEIPNDTISVIPELEDEFVQEIKDVFLSFNDDEEMIEIMNEVYNWDAIDEAEHSEYKVVEETYKKFQDDISLD; translated from the coding sequence TTGAAAAAGTTTCTTTTATTGACAGTAGCTGCATTGCTACTAACTGTATTAGCCGCTTGTGGTGGATCTGATGATGAAGGCAACGGTGATGGTGGTGAAGAAGGTAGTGAACGCCCAGATGAACTAGTAATGGGATTCGTACCATCTCAAGAATCTGATACGATTGCTGAAACCGTTGAACCTCTTGCAGACCGTTTGGGTGAAGAGTTAGGTATTGAAGTATCTGGTCAGGTTATGACTAACTACAATGCTTTAATCGAAGGCATGGGTGCTGGACAAATACATATCGGGTTTGTACCTGCATTTGGTTATGTTCTAGCGAACCAAGAATATGACGTTGAAGTTATCTTGAAATCTATCCGCTACGGTTCTTCTACTTACAAAGCACAGTATGTGGTTCGTTCTGATTCAGATATTGAAGAATTAGCAGATTTAGAAGGTAAAGTATGGGCATTCCCAGACCAAACATCTACGTCCGGTTTCTTATTCCCTGCTTCTCAGTTAATGGAGAAATTTGATATCGAGTCGACTGAAGCTCTTCAAACTGAATTCTTCTCGAACTCAACTCAGGCTGGTGGACATGATACAGCAGCAATTGCCGTTTATGAAGGCGATGCTGACGTTGCAACAACATTCGATGATGCTCGTGGAGAACTTGAAGAAGAGTATCCAGATGTCATGGATAAGCTAAAAGTAATTGGTTACACAGATGAAATTCCAAACGATACAATTTCAGTAATTCCAGAGCTTGAAGATGAATTCGTTCAAGAAATTAAAGATGTATTCCTATCATTTAACGATGATGAAGAAATGATCGAAATCATGAACGAAGTTTACAATTGGGATGCTATTGACGAAGCAGAACACTCTGAATACAAAGTTGTTGAAGAAACATACAAGAAGTTCCAAGACGATATTTCTTTGGATTAA
- a CDS encoding DUF3813 family protein, which translates to MPNHMLQQARQAIQNLGNGNRKQNDEEIQSIQSSIQAAYEQCSPEEEQELRELEAKLQQHHS; encoded by the coding sequence ATGCCTAACCATATGTTACAGCAAGCACGCCAAGCAATCCAGAACCTTGGAAATGGGAATAGAAAACAAAACGATGAAGAAATTCAAAGTATCCAGTCCTCCATTCAAGCAGCTTATGAACAGTGTTCTCCTGAAGAAGAACAAGAGCTAAGAGAACTCGAAGCAAAACTTCAACAGCACCATTCTTAA